The genomic stretch TTCACCTTCACATCGCCTAAGCCTCCCCGTTTATAGTGGTCTTTAAGCTCGTCAAGATTCTTATAATCCGGCAGATATTTTTCAAAATCTTCATCTTTGCAGAATGCATCAAGGTAGGTGAATACCGTATTTCCTTCCACTTCTCCCGGGTCGGAAACCTGGATGTGATTCGGGTCTGTATACATGCTCATGACCTTTTTCTTTACTTCTTCTTCCGGATCAGATAAATAGATGCAGTTTCCAAGGGACTTGCTCATCTTGGCTTTTCCGTCGGTTCCAGGAAGACGTAAACAGGCTTTATTATTCGGAAGCAGGATCTCCGGCTCCACTAGGGCATCGCCGTAGACGGAATTGAACTTCCGTACAATTTCCCTGGTCTGCTCGATCATGGGCTCCTGATCCTCTCCAACGGGCACTGTGGTAGCCTGGAACGCTGTAATGTCAGCTGCCTGGCTGATCGGATAGGTGAAGAAGCCTACTGGGATGCTGGTTTCAAAGTTTCTCATGGCGATCTCGGATTTTACCGTAGGATTCCGCTGCAGCCTGGATACGGTTACCAGGTTCATATAGTAAAAGGACAGTTCCGTAAGCTCCGGGATCTGGGACTGGATGAAAAGGGTGCATTTCTTCGGGTCCAGACCGCAGGAAAGGTAATCCAGCGCAACCTCTATGATATTTTGACGAACTTTTTCCGGATTATCGGCATTGTCCGTAAGTGCCTGTGCATCCGCTATCATGATAAAAATCTCGTCAAATTCACCGGAATTCTGCAGCTCCACCCTGCGCTTTAATGAACCAACGTAGTGGCCGATATGGAGCTTACCGGTGGGCCGGTCCCCTGTTAAAATAATCTTTCCCATTTTTACCTCCAGATATTTTGTATCGTAAATCTGTAGTGCAGGGATCGAATCCTCCGGATTCGATCCCTCACGGGCATTCACCCTATGAAACAAGCCATAAAAAGATTTTCTTATGTGCGAGCACAACGAAAATCTTTTCATGCCCTGTTTCGCACTACTCATTGCTTTCGTGGATATTATACCATTCATTCGATATTTGTCAATCGTCGTCTTATTTTACCTGAAATAGTCCTTCCGCATAATTCACAGAAGCCATGGCATCCCTGCAGTACTGATCCGCACCAATGGTTTTTGCATATCCTTCCGTAAGAACCGCACCTCCTACCATTACTTTTGTGGAAGGAGCGGTTTCCCTAAGCTGTCTGATGGTCTCTTCCATGCTGGGGACGGTGGTGGTCATGAGGGCGCTTAAGCCTACCAGCTTTACTTCATCCTTTACTGCAGTTTCCACGATTTTTTCCGGAGGAACGTCTTTTCCCAGATCAATAACGTCATAGCCGTAGTTTTCCAGGAGGACCTTAACAATATTCTTTCCGATATCGTGAATATCTCCCTTGACCGTAGCCAGGATGATCCTTCCTTTTTTCTCCTGTGCCACGCCGCCTTCCGCCATCTTCTCTTTTATGACTTCAAAGGCGGCCTTGGCCGCTTCTGCACTCATCAGAAGCTGCGGAAGGAATACGGTTCCGTTTTCAAAGCCCTTTCCCACCCGGTCAAGTGCCGGAATCATCTCCCCATTTATAATGGTTAAAGGCTCCTGCTCTCTTAAAAGCTCTGTTACTGCTGCATATGCACGGTCTTTAAGGCCTTTTGCAATGCTTTCTGGCAGGGACATCTCCCCTCCGGAAACGCCTCCTGACAGAGAAGAGGTCCCCTGCCTCACGGTCTCACCCAGAGTAGCTACCTGGCCGCTGTAAACCGCGATGTAGCCGCTGCACTGAGGATCCATATCCGCAAGAGTCAGAAAGCTGTAATAGGAACGCATCATGGCTTCTGAATTGGGGTTTATGATGGCCGCGCTTAGGCCGTTTTGAAGGGCCATTGTGAAAAAGGCGGCATTGATGATTTCTCTCTGCGGGAGGCCGAAGGAAATGTTGGAAACGCCAAGTATGGTCCTGCCTCCCAGCTCATCTCTGACCCGTCTTAAAGTTTCAAGGGTCGTCAGTGCTCCCCGGCTGTCAGAGCTTACGGTCATGCAGAGGGCATCTATTATAATGTCTTTCTTATCAATTCCATATTCTGCGGCCTTATTGTAGATTTTCTTTGCAACAGCGATCCTGCCTTCTGCTGTTTCAGGAATGCCGTCTTCATCAAGGGCAAGAGCGACCACAACGCCTCCATATTGTTTTACCAGAGGAAAAATAGCCTCCATCACTTCTTTTTTCCCATTTACGGAATTAATAAGAGGCTTTCCATTATAAACCCTCATTGCCCGTTCCATTGCCTCTATATTGGAGGTATCGATCTGAAGAGGCAGGTCGATGATGCTCTGAAGCTCCCCTATCACTTCCACCATCATGGAAGGCTCATCAATTTCAGGAAGTCCCACATTCACATCCAGGACATGTGCTCCATTGTCCTGCTGAGCCACTCCCTCACGGAGAATATATTCCAGGTTATGATCCCGAAGGGCCTGCTTGAATTTGGATTTTCCCGTTGGATTGATCCTCTCTCCGATGATGATCGGTTCCCTGTCAATCACAACCGCCTGTGCATAGGAAGAGATCACGGTACGGTTTTTCTTATCCGGCAGTCTCACAGGAAGATCTTTGCAGAGAGCCACTGTTTTCTCAATATGTTCTGGCGTGGTTCCGCAGCAGCCGCCGATCACACAGGCTCCTTCCTCTGCAATTTCCTTCATAGCAGCCGCAAACTCAGCCGCATCGATATCATATACCGTTTTTCCTCCTTCGCTTCTTGGAAGTCCTGCATTGGGATTGACGATGACCGGTATGGAAACCACCTTCATGATATCCCTTAAAATGCCCTTCATCTGTATCGGACCCAGGCCGCAGTTGATTCCCAGGGCATCAACTCCCAGACCTTCTAAAAGGGCAACGGTAGATTCAACATTACCTCCGGTTAAAAGCTTTCCTTTATCATCAAAAATCGTGGTCACGAATACGGGAAGACTGCAGTTTTCCTTTGCAGCCAGTACAGCCGCCTTGGCCTCATAGCTGTCGCTCATGGTCTCAATGAGCACCAGGTCCGCTCCCTCCCGCTCTCCGATTTTAACTACCTGGGAAAACATTTTGTAAGCTTCCTCAAAGGCCAGATCTCCTAAAGGCTTTAAAAGCTTTCCTGTAGGGCCTAAATCAAGGGCAATATACCCCTTTTCCTTTCCGGCCGGATAAGAAGCTGTCTCCACCGCATTCTTTGCATTTTTTAAGGCTGCAGTCACTACCTCTTCCAGATCGAATTCCGCACCTTTATAA from Lacrimispora sphenoides JCM 1415 encodes the following:
- a CDS encoding homocysteine S-methyltransferase family protein is translated as MAAILEEIKKRIVFFDGGTGSLLQANGLEPGELPETWNVKHPDIITKLHRDYLEAGADIIKTNTFGANGLKFYKGAEFDLEEVVTAALKNAKNAVETASYPAGKEKGYIALDLGPTGKLLKPLGDLAFEEAYKMFSQVVKIGEREGADLVLIETMSDSYEAKAAVLAAKENCSLPVFVTTIFDDKGKLLTGGNVESTVALLEGLGVDALGINCGLGPIQMKGILRDIMKVVSIPVIVNPNAGLPRSEGGKTVYDIDAAEFAAAMKEIAEEGACVIGGCCGTTPEHIEKTVALCKDLPVRLPDKKNRTVISSYAQAVVIDREPIIIGERINPTGKSKFKQALRDHNLEYILREGVAQQDNGAHVLDVNVGLPEIDEPSMMVEVIGELQSIIDLPLQIDTSNIEAMERAMRVYNGKPLINSVNGKKEVMEAIFPLVKQYGGVVVALALDEDGIPETAEGRIAVAKKIYNKAAEYGIDKKDIIIDALCMTVSSDSRGALTTLETLRRVRDELGGRTILGVSNISFGLPQREIINAAFFTMALQNGLSAAIINPNSEAMMRSYYSFLTLADMDPQCSGYIAVYSGQVATLGETVRQGTSSLSGGVSGGEMSLPESIAKGLKDRAYAAVTELLREQEPLTIINGEMIPALDRVGKGFENGTVFLPQLLMSAEAAKAAFEVIKEKMAEGGVAQEKKGRIILATVKGDIHDIGKNIVKVLLENYGYDVIDLGKDVPPEKIVETAVKDEVKLVGLSALMTTTVPSMEETIRQLRETAPSTKVMVGGAVLTEGYAKTIGADQYCRDAMASVNYAEGLFQVK
- the trpS gene encoding tryptophan--tRNA ligase, with the translated sequence MGKIILTGDRPTGKLHIGHYVGSLKRRVELQNSGEFDEIFIMIADAQALTDNADNPEKVRQNIIEVALDYLSCGLDPKKCTLFIQSQIPELTELSFYYMNLVTVSRLQRNPTVKSEIAMRNFETSIPVGFFTYPISQAADITAFQATTVPVGEDQEPMIEQTREIVRKFNSVYGDALVEPEILLPNNKACLRLPGTDGKAKMSKSLGNCIYLSDPEEEVKKKVMSMYTDPNHIQVSDPGEVEGNTVFTYLDAFCKDEDFEKYLPDYKNLDELKDHYKRGGLGDVKVKRFLNSILQAELEPIRRRRKEYEANIPYVYQILKEGSDKAEAMAARTLKGVKDAMKINYFDDLEYIEEQARKYKGQE